One genomic segment of Acanthopagrus latus isolate v.2019 chromosome 14, fAcaLat1.1, whole genome shotgun sequence includes these proteins:
- the syt10 gene encoding synaptotagmin-10 isoform X2: MNRRPPGSSGVQWLNRRDMSVRTEDSITLCQRALQIVTELCLTGHVDREKCSDIFPLESNIPDISISLLAVVVGFCGLALLVVSLFVFWKLCWPIWRSKALPTHVENGLHVGFPDMPPTASPPVTECKVAEVEKKYPLEMKVNGRSTVKLLEAAMKISQTSPDIPAEVQTALREKLSQQAKIQRQTTEPTSSSRHNSFRRHLPRQMNVTSFDFTMDTVPLRQSSTASIGRIKPELYKQKSVDSEDEAKGPVETCGKLSFSLRYDYEEQALVVRILKALDLPAKDFTGTSDPYVKIYLLPERKKKFQTRVHRKNLNPMFDETFCFPVVYDELCNRKLHFSVYDFDRFTSHDMIGEVVVDNLFELSDLSREAVVWKDIHAATTESIDLGEIMYSLCYLPTAGRMTLTVIKCRNLKAMDITGSSDPYVKVYLICDGRRLKKRKTTTKKSTLNPSYNEAIIFDIPPENVEQVSLSIMVMDYDRVGHNEVIGVCHTGPDAEGLGRDHWNEMLAYPRKPITHWHALGEWPGRAASFESQASCPSPKPPQTP; this comes from the exons ATGAACCGCCGCCCTCCTGGCTCCTCCGGCGTGCAATGGCTTAACAGGAGAGACATGAGTGTCCGGACGGAGGACAGCATCACCTTGTGCCAAAGGGCTCTCCAGATCGTTACGGAACTTTGTCTCACGGGGCACGTTGACCGGGAGAAATGCTCGGATATATTCCCGCTGGAGAGCAACATACCAG ACATCTCTATTAGTCTCCTTGCTGTGGTCGTGGGTTTCTGTGGCCTCGCCCTGTTGGtagtctctctctttgtcttttggaAGCTGTGCTGGCCCATTTGGAGGAGCAAGGCTCTGCCAACCCATGTCGAAAATGGCCTCCACGTGGGATTCCCCGACATGCCTCCGACTGCATCGCCGCCGGTCACCGAGTGCAAAGTGGCTGAGGTGGAGAAGAAGTACCCGCTGGAGATGAAGGTGAACGGGCGGAGCACTGTGAAGCTCCTGGAGGCGGCCATGAAGATCAGCCAGACGTCTCCGGACATCCCCGCCGAGGTGCAGACCGCCCTGAGGGAGAAGCTCAGCCAGCAGGCTAAGATCCAGAGGCAGACCACCGAgccaacctcctcctccag GCACAATTCATTCCGGCGCCACCTGCCTCGCCAGATGAATGTCACCAGCTTTGACTTCACCATGGACACGGTGCCGCTGCGACAGTCGTCGACAGCGAGCATCGGAAGGATAAAACCCGAACTCTACAAGCAGAAATCTGTGGACTCGGAGGACGAGGCCAAAGGGCCCGTGGAGACCTGCGGAAAGCTCAGCTTCTCGCTGCGATACGACTACGAGGAGCAGGCGTTGGTGGTGAGAATCCTCAAGGCCTTGGACCTGCCCGCCAAAGACTTCACGGGCACCTCCGACCCGTACGTGAAGATCTACCTGCTGccggagaggaagaagaagttcCAGACGCGCGTCCACCGCAAGAACCTGAACCCCATGTTTGACGAGACCTTCTGTTTCCCCGTGGTGTACGACGAGCTGTGCAACCGCAAGCTGCACTTCAGCGTCTACGACTTCGACCGCTTCACCAGCCATGATATGATTGGCGAGGTGGTGGTGGACAACCTCTTTGAACTCTCCGACCTCTCCAGAGAGGCGGTCGTGTGGAAGGACATTCACGCGGCGACTACG GAGAGCATCGACCTGGGAGAGATCATGTACTCGTTGTGCTACCTCCCCACAGCAGGGAGAATGACCCTAACAGTCATCAAATGCAGAAACCTCAAAGCCATGGACATCACAGGCTCCTCAG ACCCTTATGTGAAGGTTTACCTGATATGTGATGGACGGAGGTTAAAGAAGCGAAAAACAACCACCAAGAAAAGCACACTCAACCCGTCGTACAACGAGGCCATCATCTTCGACATTCCCCCGGAGAACGTGGAACAAGTCAGTCTGTCCATCATGGTGATGGATTACGATCG GGTCGGACACAATGAGGTGATCGGCGTGTGTCACACCGGGCCGGATGCTGAGGGTCTTGGACGAGATCACTGGAACGAAATGTTGGCTTACCCACGGAAGCCCATCACACACTGGCACGCTCTGGGAGAG TGGCCGGGCAGAGCAGCAAGCTTTGAGAGTCAAGCCTCGTGTCCTTCACCCAAACCTCCACAGACACCTTGA
- the syt10 gene encoding synaptotagmin-10 isoform X3 — protein MNRRPPGSSGVQWLNRRDMSVRTEDSITLCQRALQIVTELCLTGHVDREKCSDIFPLESNIPGKGHADISISLLAVVVGFCGLALLVVSLFVFWKLCWPIWRSKALPTHVENGLHVGFPDMPPTASPPVTECKVAEVEKKYPLEMKVNGRSTVKLLEAAMKISQTSPDIPAEVQTALREKLSQQAKIQRQTTEPTSSSRHNSFRRHLPRQMNVTSFDFTMDTVPLRQSSTASIGRIKPELYKQKSVDSEDEAKGPVETCGKLSFSLRYDYEEQALVVRILKALDLPAKDFTGTSDPYVKIYLLPERKKKFQTRVHRKNLNPMFDETFCFPVVYDELCNRKLHFSVYDFDRFTSHDMIGEVVVDNLFELSDLSREAVVWKDIHAATTESIDLGEIMYSLCYLPTAGRMTLTVIKCRNLKAMDITGSSDPYVKVYLICDGRRLKKRKTTTKKSTLNPSYNEAIIFDIPPENVEQVSLSIMVMDYDRVGHNEVIGVCHTGPDAEGLGRDHWNEMLAYPRKPITHWHALGEEKTVAGQSSKL, from the exons ATGAACCGCCGCCCTCCTGGCTCCTCCGGCGTGCAATGGCTTAACAGGAGAGACATGAGTGTCCGGACGGAGGACAGCATCACCTTGTGCCAAAGGGCTCTCCAGATCGTTACGGAACTTTGTCTCACGGGGCACGTTGACCGGGAGAAATGCTCGGATATATTCCCGCTGGAGAGCAACATACCAGGTAAAGGACACGCAG ACATCTCTATTAGTCTCCTTGCTGTGGTCGTGGGTTTCTGTGGCCTCGCCCTGTTGGtagtctctctctttgtcttttggaAGCTGTGCTGGCCCATTTGGAGGAGCAAGGCTCTGCCAACCCATGTCGAAAATGGCCTCCACGTGGGATTCCCCGACATGCCTCCGACTGCATCGCCGCCGGTCACCGAGTGCAAAGTGGCTGAGGTGGAGAAGAAGTACCCGCTGGAGATGAAGGTGAACGGGCGGAGCACTGTGAAGCTCCTGGAGGCGGCCATGAAGATCAGCCAGACGTCTCCGGACATCCCCGCCGAGGTGCAGACCGCCCTGAGGGAGAAGCTCAGCCAGCAGGCTAAGATCCAGAGGCAGACCACCGAgccaacctcctcctccag GCACAATTCATTCCGGCGCCACCTGCCTCGCCAGATGAATGTCACCAGCTTTGACTTCACCATGGACACGGTGCCGCTGCGACAGTCGTCGACAGCGAGCATCGGAAGGATAAAACCCGAACTCTACAAGCAGAAATCTGTGGACTCGGAGGACGAGGCCAAAGGGCCCGTGGAGACCTGCGGAAAGCTCAGCTTCTCGCTGCGATACGACTACGAGGAGCAGGCGTTGGTGGTGAGAATCCTCAAGGCCTTGGACCTGCCCGCCAAAGACTTCACGGGCACCTCCGACCCGTACGTGAAGATCTACCTGCTGccggagaggaagaagaagttcCAGACGCGCGTCCACCGCAAGAACCTGAACCCCATGTTTGACGAGACCTTCTGTTTCCCCGTGGTGTACGACGAGCTGTGCAACCGCAAGCTGCACTTCAGCGTCTACGACTTCGACCGCTTCACCAGCCATGATATGATTGGCGAGGTGGTGGTGGACAACCTCTTTGAACTCTCCGACCTCTCCAGAGAGGCGGTCGTGTGGAAGGACATTCACGCGGCGACTACG GAGAGCATCGACCTGGGAGAGATCATGTACTCGTTGTGCTACCTCCCCACAGCAGGGAGAATGACCCTAACAGTCATCAAATGCAGAAACCTCAAAGCCATGGACATCACAGGCTCCTCAG ACCCTTATGTGAAGGTTTACCTGATATGTGATGGACGGAGGTTAAAGAAGCGAAAAACAACCACCAAGAAAAGCACACTCAACCCGTCGTACAACGAGGCCATCATCTTCGACATTCCCCCGGAGAACGTGGAACAAGTCAGTCTGTCCATCATGGTGATGGATTACGATCG GGTCGGACACAATGAGGTGATCGGCGTGTGTCACACCGGGCCGGATGCTGAGGGTCTTGGACGAGATCACTGGAACGAAATGTTGGCTTACCCACGGAAGCCCATCACACACTGGCACGCTCTGGGAGAG GAAAAAACAG TGGCCGGGCAGAGCAGCAAGCTTTGA
- the syt10 gene encoding synaptotagmin-10 isoform X1, producing the protein MNRRPPGSSGVQWLNRRDMSVRTEDSITLCQRALQIVTELCLTGHVDREKCSDIFPLESNIPGKGHADISISLLAVVVGFCGLALLVVSLFVFWKLCWPIWRSKALPTHVENGLHVGFPDMPPTASPPVTECKVAEVEKKYPLEMKVNGRSTVKLLEAAMKISQTSPDIPAEVQTALREKLSQQAKIQRQTTEPTSSSRHNSFRRHLPRQMNVTSFDFTMDTVPLRQSSTASIGRIKPELYKQKSVDSEDEAKGPVETCGKLSFSLRYDYEEQALVVRILKALDLPAKDFTGTSDPYVKIYLLPERKKKFQTRVHRKNLNPMFDETFCFPVVYDELCNRKLHFSVYDFDRFTSHDMIGEVVVDNLFELSDLSREAVVWKDIHAATTESIDLGEIMYSLCYLPTAGRMTLTVIKCRNLKAMDITGSSDPYVKVYLICDGRRLKKRKTTTKKSTLNPSYNEAIIFDIPPENVEQVSLSIMVMDYDRVGHNEVIGVCHTGPDAEGLGRDHWNEMLAYPRKPITHWHALGEWPGRAASFESQASCPSPKPPQTP; encoded by the exons ATGAACCGCCGCCCTCCTGGCTCCTCCGGCGTGCAATGGCTTAACAGGAGAGACATGAGTGTCCGGACGGAGGACAGCATCACCTTGTGCCAAAGGGCTCTCCAGATCGTTACGGAACTTTGTCTCACGGGGCACGTTGACCGGGAGAAATGCTCGGATATATTCCCGCTGGAGAGCAACATACCAGGTAAAGGACACGCAG ACATCTCTATTAGTCTCCTTGCTGTGGTCGTGGGTTTCTGTGGCCTCGCCCTGTTGGtagtctctctctttgtcttttggaAGCTGTGCTGGCCCATTTGGAGGAGCAAGGCTCTGCCAACCCATGTCGAAAATGGCCTCCACGTGGGATTCCCCGACATGCCTCCGACTGCATCGCCGCCGGTCACCGAGTGCAAAGTGGCTGAGGTGGAGAAGAAGTACCCGCTGGAGATGAAGGTGAACGGGCGGAGCACTGTGAAGCTCCTGGAGGCGGCCATGAAGATCAGCCAGACGTCTCCGGACATCCCCGCCGAGGTGCAGACCGCCCTGAGGGAGAAGCTCAGCCAGCAGGCTAAGATCCAGAGGCAGACCACCGAgccaacctcctcctccag GCACAATTCATTCCGGCGCCACCTGCCTCGCCAGATGAATGTCACCAGCTTTGACTTCACCATGGACACGGTGCCGCTGCGACAGTCGTCGACAGCGAGCATCGGAAGGATAAAACCCGAACTCTACAAGCAGAAATCTGTGGACTCGGAGGACGAGGCCAAAGGGCCCGTGGAGACCTGCGGAAAGCTCAGCTTCTCGCTGCGATACGACTACGAGGAGCAGGCGTTGGTGGTGAGAATCCTCAAGGCCTTGGACCTGCCCGCCAAAGACTTCACGGGCACCTCCGACCCGTACGTGAAGATCTACCTGCTGccggagaggaagaagaagttcCAGACGCGCGTCCACCGCAAGAACCTGAACCCCATGTTTGACGAGACCTTCTGTTTCCCCGTGGTGTACGACGAGCTGTGCAACCGCAAGCTGCACTTCAGCGTCTACGACTTCGACCGCTTCACCAGCCATGATATGATTGGCGAGGTGGTGGTGGACAACCTCTTTGAACTCTCCGACCTCTCCAGAGAGGCGGTCGTGTGGAAGGACATTCACGCGGCGACTACG GAGAGCATCGACCTGGGAGAGATCATGTACTCGTTGTGCTACCTCCCCACAGCAGGGAGAATGACCCTAACAGTCATCAAATGCAGAAACCTCAAAGCCATGGACATCACAGGCTCCTCAG ACCCTTATGTGAAGGTTTACCTGATATGTGATGGACGGAGGTTAAAGAAGCGAAAAACAACCACCAAGAAAAGCACACTCAACCCGTCGTACAACGAGGCCATCATCTTCGACATTCCCCCGGAGAACGTGGAACAAGTCAGTCTGTCCATCATGGTGATGGATTACGATCG GGTCGGACACAATGAGGTGATCGGCGTGTGTCACACCGGGCCGGATGCTGAGGGTCTTGGACGAGATCACTGGAACGAAATGTTGGCTTACCCACGGAAGCCCATCACACACTGGCACGCTCTGGGAGAG TGGCCGGGCAGAGCAGCAAGCTTTGAGAGTCAAGCCTCGTGTCCTTCACCCAAACCTCCACAGACACCTTGA